One stretch of Thalassovita sp. DNA includes these proteins:
- the tatB gene encoding Sec-independent protein translocase protein TatB: MFDLGMTELLVIGIVALIVVGPKDLPMLFRSVGRFVGKAKGMAREFSRAMDQAADESGMKEVSQSLKAATNPTQFGMDKVKEATDSFTKWEPDAEGTLSDERADAARKIHDATAKKAQERQEAAAAEAAADAEAAKPADADPDTKA, translated from the coding sequence ATGTTCGATCTGGGCATGACCGAACTCCTGGTGATCGGCATTGTGGCGCTGATCGTCGTCGGACCCAAAGACCTGCCGATGTTGTTCCGTTCAGTCGGGCGTTTCGTCGGCAAAGCCAAAGGCATGGCGCGTGAGTTTAGCCGCGCGATGGATCAGGCCGCAGATGAATCCGGAATGAAAGAGGTCAGTCAAAGCCTGAAGGCGGCGACCAACCCCACTCAATTCGGCATGGATAAGGTCAAGGAAGCCACCGACAGTTTCACCAAATGGGAACCTGACGCCGAGGGCACCCTGTCTGATGAGCGCGCCGATGCGGCCCGCAAGATCCACGACGCCACCGCCAAAAAGGCACAAGAACGTCAGGAAGCTGCCGCCGCTGAGGCTGCCGCAGATGCCGAAGCCGCCAAACCGGCCGACGCAGACCCTGACACCAAGGCCTAA
- a CDS encoding peptide chain release factor 3: protein MLDTATNRPELPPEIARRRTFAIISHPDAGKTTLTEKFLLYGGAIQMAGQVRAKGEARRTRSDFMQMEKDRGISVSASAMSFDFGKFRFNLVDTPGHSDFSEDTYRTLTAVDAAVMVIDGAKGVESQTQKLFEVCRLRDLPILTFCNKMDRESRDTFEIIDEIQENLAIDVTPASWPIGVGRDFIGCYDLLNDRLELMDRADRNKVAESISIEGLDDPKIEEHVPAELIDQLREEVEMARELLPALDPQAVLEGHMTPIWFGSAINSFGVQELMQGIGKYGPEPQPQSAQPREMMPEEKKVAGFVFKVQANMDPKHRDRVAFVRMASGHFKRGMKLTHVRTKKPMAISNPVLFLASDRELAEEAWAGDIIGIPNHGQLRIGDTLTEGEALRVTGIPSFAPELLQGVRAGDPLKAKHLEKALMQFAEEGAAKVFKPSFGSGFVVGVVGALQFEVLASRIELEYGLPVRFDQSQFTSARWVHGDKDAVEKFVNANKQHIALDNDGDVVYLTRLQWDIDRVERDYPDITLSATKEMMV, encoded by the coding sequence ATGTTGGACACCGCTACAAACCGCCCCGAATTGCCGCCTGAGATTGCGCGCCGCCGTACCTTTGCGATCATCTCGCATCCGGACGCAGGTAAAACGACGCTGACGGAAAAGTTCCTCCTTTATGGTGGCGCGATTCAGATGGCGGGGCAGGTGCGTGCCAAAGGGGAGGCCCGCCGGACCCGTTCGGACTTCATGCAGATGGAAAAGGATCGCGGGATCTCGGTCTCGGCCTCGGCGATGTCGTTTGATTTTGGCAAGTTCCGCTTCAATCTGGTGGACACCCCCGGTCACTCGGACTTCTCGGAAGATACTTACCGGACGCTGACAGCGGTGGATGCGGCGGTTATGGTGATCGATGGCGCAAAAGGTGTGGAAAGCCAGACGCAGAAACTGTTTGAGGTCTGCCGCCTGCGCGATCTGCCGATCCTGACCTTCTGTAACAAGATGGACCGCGAAAGCCGCGACACCTTTGAAATCATTGATGAGATTCAGGAGAACCTGGCGATTGACGTCACCCCGGCCTCCTGGCCGATCGGTGTGGGCCGCGATTTCATCGGCTGTTATGACCTGTTGAACGACCGGCTGGAGCTGATGGACCGGGCCGACCGGAACAAAGTGGCCGAGTCGATCTCGATCGAAGGTCTGGATGATCCCAAGATCGAAGAACACGTGCCCGCCGAGCTGATCGACCAGTTGCGCGAAGAGGTGGAGATGGCGCGCGAGTTGCTGCCCGCGCTGGACCCACAGGCGGTGCTGGAGGGGCATATGACCCCGATCTGGTTTGGCTCTGCGATCAACTCCTTCGGGGTGCAGGAACTGATGCAGGGCATCGGCAAATACGGGCCAGAGCCGCAGCCGCAAAGCGCCCAGCCCCGTGAAATGATGCCGGAAGAGAAAAAGGTCGCGGGCTTTGTCTTCAAGGTGCAGGCCAACATGGACCCCAAACACCGTGACCGCGTGGCCTTTGTGCGCATGGCCTCCGGCCATTTTAAACGTGGCATGAAACTCACTCATGTCCGCACCAAAAAGCCGATGGCGATTTCCAACCCGGTGCTGTTCCTGGCCTCGGACCGGGAACTGGCCGAGGAGGCCTGGGCCGGTGACATCATTGGCATCCCCAACCACGGCCAGCTGCGCATTGGTGACACGCTGACCGAAGGCGAGGCGCTGCGCGTCACGGGCATCCCGTCCTTTGCGCCGGAACTGCTGCAAGGCGTGCGTGCGGGCGATCCGCTGAAGGCCAAACACCTTGAAAAAGCGCTGATGCAATTTGCCGAAGAAGGTGCCGCCAAAGTGTTCAAACCAAGCTTCGGCTCAGGCTTTGTGGTGGGCGTTGTGGGCGCGCTGCAGTTTGAGGTTCTGGCCAGCCGGATTGAGCTGGAATACGGCCTGCCGGTGCGGTTTGACCAGTCGCAGTTTACCTCGGCCCGCTGGGTGCATGGGGACAAGGATGCAGTGGAAAAATTCGTCAACGCCAACAAACAGCATATCGCGCTGGATAACGACGGTGACGTTGTTTACCTGACCCGCCTGCAATGGGATATCGACCGGGTGGAGCGGGATTATCCCGACATCACACTGTCGGCGACCAAGGAAATGATGGTCTAA
- a CDS encoding universal stress protein, whose translation MLKSILMATDLSQRSDRALHRAVALARQSGAKLTILTVVDDEQPDDMREDQMNHAHRQLNASREALCQGIECTVLVEQGDPTDLVLTHARNDDPDLMVLGPHRERNLWDMLYETTGQRIARMTHVAVLLVVEPAETKYNSVLLATDFSPASTAAALLANEVAPDADLHALHALHVPYGYMGRASGGGADNSIEASFRADAKTADANWRGSFEAPANLSDTDIQTGSAEALFNQIVQSKHVPLIAIGAHGRVGAHRALLGSLVTSLMRYPPCDLLVCRPQ comes from the coding sequence ATGTTGAAGTCTATTCTTATGGCCACCGACTTATCCCAGCGCTCGGATCGGGCGTTGCATCGTGCGGTGGCGCTGGCGCGTCAATCTGGGGCGAAATTGACCATCCTGACCGTGGTCGATGATGAGCAGCCAGACGACATGCGGGAAGATCAAATGAACCATGCCCATCGCCAGCTGAACGCCAGCCGTGAGGCCCTGTGTCAGGGCATTGAGTGCACCGTGCTGGTTGAGCAGGGCGACCCAACTGATCTGGTGCTGACCCACGCGCGCAATGATGACCCGGATCTGATGGTGCTCGGCCCTCACCGCGAACGCAACCTGTGGGACATGCTCTATGAAACCACCGGGCAGCGGATTGCGCGGATGACCCATGTGGCGGTTTTGCTGGTGGTTGAGCCAGCGGAAACCAAATACAATTCGGTCTTGCTGGCCACGGATTTCTCGCCCGCCTCGACTGCGGCGGCCCTGCTGGCCAATGAGGTGGCGCCAGACGCTGATCTACATGCGCTGCACGCGTTGCATGTGCCCTATGGGTACATGGGCCGTGCCTCGGGCGGGGGGGCAGACAACAGTATTGAGGCCAGCTTCCGCGCGGATGCGAAAACCGCAGATGCCAATTGGCGGGGTAGTTTTGAAGCCCCGGCCAATCTGTCTGACACCGATATTCAGACCGGATCGGCAGAGGCGCTGTTTAACCAGATCGTGCAGTCCAAACACGTGCCGCTGATCGCCATCGGGGCCCATGGCCGGGTCGGGGCGCATCGGGCTTTGCTGGGCTCGCTGGTCACCAGCCTGATGCGCTATCCGCCCTGTGATCTGCTGGTCTGTCGCCCGCAGTAA
- a CDS encoding methyltransferase domain-containing protein, translating to MKHENVQDYYGKVLQGSDDLQTNACCSPAEMPQYVKDVLRNVHDEVLTRYYGCGLVMPEGLEGARVLDLGCGAGRDVYALAQLVGPKGEVVGVDMTAEQLAVARDHQDWHAERFGYANVDFREGFIEKLDQLGLEPGSFDVIVSNCVVNLATDKQAVLNGAYHLLKPGGEMYFADVYADRRVPKAMAEDEVLYGECLSGALYWNDFLSFARRAGFDDPRLVTHRPLTIENPVLEERVAPLSFTSATYRLFKLDGLETACEDYGQAVIYKGTLPHAPHQFVLDDHHVIEAGKVFPVCGNTWKMLAETRLAEHFTFIGDFSTHYGIFEGCGGESPFERDLAQGAAPCC from the coding sequence ATGAAACACGAAAACGTTCAGGACTATTACGGCAAAGTCCTGCAGGGCAGCGATGATCTGCAGACCAACGCCTGCTGCAGCCCGGCCGAAATGCCGCAATACGTCAAAGATGTGCTGCGCAACGTGCATGATGAGGTGCTGACCCGCTACTATGGCTGCGGTCTGGTGATGCCCGAAGGTCTGGAAGGCGCGCGGGTGCTGGATCTGGGCTGCGGTGCGGGCCGCGATGTCTACGCGCTGGCCCAGCTGGTCGGCCCCAAGGGTGAGGTTGTCGGCGTCGATATGACGGCAGAACAGCTGGCCGTCGCCCGAGACCATCAGGACTGGCACGCTGAGCGTTTTGGCTATGCCAATGTCGATTTCCGCGAAGGCTTCATTGAAAAATTGGATCAGCTGGGGCTGGAGCCAGGCAGCTTTGACGTGATCGTCTCAAACTGTGTGGTCAATCTGGCGACCGACAAACAGGCGGTGCTGAACGGCGCCTATCACCTGCTAAAACCCGGTGGGGAGATGTATTTTGCCGATGTCTATGCGGATCGTCGCGTTCCCAAAGCTATGGCCGAGGATGAGGTGCTTTATGGCGAATGCCTGTCCGGCGCCCTTTACTGGAACGATTTCCTCAGCTTTGCCCGCCGTGCAGGCTTTGACGATCCCCGTCTGGTGACACATCGCCCGCTGACCATTGAAAACCCGGTTCTGGAGGAGCGAGTTGCCCCGCTTTCCTTCACCTCAGCCACCTACCGTCTGTTCAAACTCGACGGGCTGGAAACCGCCTGCGAAGACTACGGTCAGGCGGTGATCTACAAAGGCACCCTGCCCCACGCGCCCCATCAGTTCGTCCTGGATGACCACCATGTGATTGAGGCCGGCAAGGTCTTCCCCGTCTGTGGCAACACGTGGAAAATGCTGGCCGAAACCCGACTGGCTGAACATTTCACCTTCATCGGGGATTTCTCAACCCATTACGGAATCTTCGAAGGTTGTGGCGGTGAAAGCCCGTTTGAACGCGATCTGGCCCAAGGCGCCGCACCCTGCTGCTGA
- a CDS encoding ABC transporter ATP-binding protein gives MSAATPRLEVRNFIRSFGGTRVVDDVSLSVMPGQVTCLLGPSGCGKSTTLRMIAGVEMQDSGEIYVDGELICDTVFRIPPERRNIGLMFQDFALFPHLTVGDNVAFGLSGSKAEKRARVEELLDKVGLRRFIDGYPYLLSGGEQQRVALARALAPRPKIMLMDEPFSGLDNRLRDDIRDQTLELLKAEDAAVLLVTHEPEEAMRMADEIALMRGGRIVQQGAPYNIYNAPKDRQAVSFFSDINVICGKVQGALCETPFGQFLAPGVADGGEVDIVIRPQHLKIEFDRNGTGPDPDPQNGVAARGEVVRARFMGSESLVEIRMDYDGSILKATVPNVFLPQPGRPLWLMFRRDRCFVFPHQNA, from the coding sequence TTGTCCGCCGCCACGCCCCGCCTCGAAGTTCGCAATTTCATTCGCAGTTTCGGCGGGACCCGCGTGGTGGATGACGTTTCGCTGTCGGTGATGCCGGGTCAGGTGACCTGCCTGCTGGGCCCTTCGGGGTGCGGGAAATCCACCACGCTGCGGATGATCGCTGGCGTGGAGATGCAGGACAGCGGGGAGATCTACGTCGATGGTGAGCTGATCTGCGACACGGTGTTCCGCATCCCACCAGAACGGCGCAACATCGGGTTGATGTTTCAGGACTTCGCGCTGTTTCCGCATCTGACCGTCGGCGACAACGTTGCCTTTGGCCTGTCAGGCAGCAAAGCGGAAAAGCGCGCCCGTGTTGAGGAACTCTTGGACAAGGTCGGGCTGCGCCGCTTCATCGATGGCTATCCCTACCTGCTGTCCGGCGGTGAGCAACAGCGTGTGGCACTGGCCCGGGCGCTGGCCCCACGTCCCAAGATCATGTTGATGGATGAACCCTTCTCGGGCCTTGATAACCGGCTGCGCGATGACATCCGCGACCAGACGCTGGAGCTGCTGAAAGCCGAAGACGCGGCGGTTCTGCTGGTGACTCATGAGCCGGAAGAAGCGATGCGCATGGCAGATGAAATTGCACTGATGCGCGGCGGTCGCATCGTGCAGCAGGGCGCGCCCTATAACATCTACAACGCCCCCAAGGACCGTCAGGCCGTTTCTTTCTTCAGCGATATCAACGTGATCTGCGGCAAGGTGCAGGGCGCGCTTTGTGAAACGCCCTTTGGCCAGTTTCTGGCCCCCGGTGTGGCCGATGGCGGCGAGGTGGACATCGTGATCCGCCCCCAGCACCTGAAAATCGAATTTGATCGCAATGGCACCGGCCCGGATCCGGACCCGCAAAACGGTGTCGCGGCCCGTGGCGAGGTGGTGCGCGCCCGTTTCATGGGATCGGAAAGCCTGGTGGAAATCCGCATGGATTACGATGGCTCCATCCTGAAAGCGACGGTGCCAAACGTGTTCCTGCCGCAACCGGGGCGCCCCTTGTGGCTGATGTTCCGCCGCGACCGCTGCTTTGTCTTTCCGCACCAAAACGCCTGA
- a CDS encoding glycosyltransferase family 8 protein — MTKTDSIQVAFAIDQGLIEPLCVTLHSLLRHRSGPTEVLLLATDLSEVQLKPIRQTVALFPLASLTVQPFELEDADLASMSSGHLTATSLARIFLPDYVAGRVLYLDADILVLGDLGPLFHSDMAGRSLAAARDLPQQVHYDILARSAKGDAVLPRDLRRAEKGVHGFRTFLPWGNPEHYVNTGVLLMDCAAMRQDAERYVRLRDVAQAAQYPLLDQDHINRTYGEDIIKLPLRWNRLAGNVSEGMYRRYLAAHDLPDEAAVYHYAGPRKPWKTWWRWRRSAAPAKMLRWRWERHLWRRNLRKGAAHDLAEPRFANG, encoded by the coding sequence ATGACCAAGACAGATTCCATTCAGGTCGCCTTTGCCATTGATCAGGGATTGATTGAACCGCTCTGTGTCACGCTGCATTCGCTGTTACGGCACCGATCTGGCCCGACCGAGGTGCTGCTGCTGGCCACTGACTTGAGCGAGGTGCAGCTAAAGCCGATCCGGCAGACGGTGGCGCTGTTCCCACTGGCCAGCCTCACCGTGCAACCGTTTGAACTGGAGGATGCCGATTTGGCGTCGATGTCCTCAGGTCATTTGACCGCGACTTCCTTGGCGCGGATTTTCCTGCCTGATTATGTGGCGGGGCGGGTTCTGTATCTGGATGCGGATATTCTGGTTCTGGGCGATCTGGGGCCCCTGTTTCACAGCGATATGGCGGGGCGGTCCCTTGCGGCGGCGCGGGATCTGCCACAACAGGTGCATTACGATATCCTGGCGCGATCGGCGAAAGGCGATGCGGTACTGCCACGGGATCTGCGGCGGGCTGAGAAGGGCGTCCATGGCTTTCGCACCTTTTTGCCTTGGGGAAATCCTGAGCATTATGTGAACACGGGCGTGTTGCTGATGGATTGCGCAGCGATGCGTCAGGACGCCGAACGTTATGTACGGCTGCGCGATGTGGCGCAGGCGGCGCAATATCCGCTGCTGGATCAAGACCATATCAACCGCACCTACGGTGAAGATATCATCAAACTGCCGCTGCGCTGGAACCGTTTGGCTGGCAATGTGTCTGAGGGCATGTATCGCCGCTATCTGGCGGCGCATGACCTGCCGGATGAGGCGGCTGTGTATCACTACGCGGGGCCGCGCAAACCGTGGAAAACCTGGTGGCGCTGGCGCCGCAGTGCGGCCCCGGCCAAGATGCTGCGCTGGCGCTGGGAACGTCACCTCTGGCGTCGGAACCTCAGGAAAGGGGCGGCCCATGACCTTGCAGAACCGCGTTTTGCCAACGGGTGA
- a CDS encoding Hint domain-containing protein yields the protein MQDFAPSSVFTLPAYASSALRVSHGANLGDALSFAEELVLDDTYFLKGGARSARLAVVPGRSGAFTIAPATEMGTPGCQLHLDSCLTFMSPDGITTEALVLVEVDDAGDVLEVYALPLSPLRPKTELTLVGVDTENPQTKLAEVACVSFTAGTHITMASGEQRRIEDLQVGDRVLTRDDGPQELRWIGQSTVRALGEFAPVLIAAGTLHNANDLVVSPEHRLFVYQRTDELGAGRSEVLIKARDLINGSTVTQLDGGFVEYYQLLFDDHQIIYAEGIAAETLLADLRTSPALPPEVAERLRSGTLRHSDRSYLEFSLSKVETGEVDMTSVLRRASTG from the coding sequence ATGCAAGATTTTGCCCCCAGTTCGGTATTTACCCTGCCAGCCTATGCGTCTTCGGCGTTACGGGTCAGCCATGGGGCGAATCTGGGCGATGCGCTGTCTTTCGCAGAAGAGCTGGTTCTGGATGACACCTATTTCCTGAAAGGCGGCGCACGATCGGCGCGACTGGCCGTGGTGCCGGGACGTTCGGGCGCCTTTACCATTGCGCCAGCCACCGAGATGGGCACGCCGGGATGTCAGCTGCATCTGGACAGCTGCCTGACCTTTATGTCGCCCGACGGGATCACCACCGAAGCGCTGGTGCTGGTTGAGGTGGATGACGCCGGTGATGTGCTGGAGGTCTATGCGCTGCCGCTGTCGCCGCTGCGGCCCAAAACCGAATTGACGCTGGTGGGCGTGGATACCGAAAACCCGCAAACCAAACTGGCCGAGGTGGCCTGTGTCAGCTTCACTGCCGGCACCCATATCACCATGGCCTCTGGCGAACAGCGCCGGATTGAGGATTTGCAGGTCGGCGACAGGGTTCTGACCCGCGATGATGGCCCACAGGAGCTGCGCTGGATTGGGCAGTCCACCGTGCGGGCGCTGGGCGAATTTGCCCCGGTGCTGATCGCCGCCGGCACCCTGCATAACGCCAATGACCTTGTTGTCAGCCCCGAACACCGGCTGTTTGTCTACCAGCGCACCGATGAATTGGGCGCGGGTCGCTCTGAGGTGCTGATCAAAGCGCGTGACCTGATCAACGGCAGCACCGTCACCCAGCTGGACGGCGGCTTTGTCGAATATTACCAACTGCTGTTTGATGACCACCAGATCATCTACGCCGAAGGCATCGCTGCGGAAACGCTGCTGGCGGATCTGCGCACCTCACCCGCGCTGCCGCCGGAAGTGGCGGAACGCCTGCGCTCCGGCACCCTGCGCCATTCTGACCGCAGCTATCTGGAGTTTTCCCTGTCCAAGGTCGAAACAGGCGAGGTCGATATGACCTCCGTCCTGCGCCGCGCCTCGACGGGGTAG
- a CDS encoding SDR family oxidoreductase, producing MNLGIAGKSALVCASSKGLGRGCAEALAEAGVNLVMNARGSEALEATAAEIRAKYGVEVETCATDVTTSEGQAQLLEVAGQVDILVTNAGGPPPGMWTDWDREDFIKALDANMLTPIALIKALVPGMMERGWGRVVNITSVSVKAPIPVLGLSNSARAGLTGYVAGTARQVAGKGVTINNLLPGIHATDRAVALDSGVSQQQGISMDEAKAQRAATIPAGRYGTSEEFGQTCAFMCSQHAGFMIGQNILLDGGAANQVM from the coding sequence ATGAATCTTGGCATTGCAGGCAAAAGTGCGCTGGTCTGCGCGTCCTCCAAAGGTCTGGGGCGCGGCTGTGCCGAAGCGCTGGCCGAAGCTGGTGTCAACCTGGTGATGAACGCCCGCGGCAGTGAGGCCCTGGAGGCCACCGCCGCAGAGATCCGCGCCAAATATGGCGTTGAGGTCGAGACCTGCGCAACCGACGTCACCACCTCTGAAGGTCAGGCGCAGCTGCTGGAGGTGGCCGGTCAGGTCGACATTCTGGTGACCAACGCCGGTGGCCCGCCCCCCGGCATGTGGACGGATTGGGACCGCGAAGATTTCATCAAAGCGCTGGATGCCAACATGTTGACACCGATTGCGCTGATCAAAGCGCTGGTGCCCGGCATGATGGAGCGGGGCTGGGGCCGTGTGGTCAACATCACCTCGGTTTCAGTCAAGGCGCCGATCCCTGTTTTGGGCCTGTCGAACTCGGCACGCGCCGGTCTGACCGGCTATGTGGCTGGCACCGCCCGTCAGGTCGCAGGCAAAGGCGTGACCATCAACAACCTGCTGCCCGGCATCCATGCCACCGACCGCGCCGTGGCGCTGGATTCTGGCGTCAGCCAGCAACAGGGCATTTCGATGGATGAGGCGAAGGCCCAGCGCGCCGCAACCATTCCGGCCGGCCGTTACGGCACCTCGGAAGAGTTTGGTCAGACCTGTGCCTTCATGTGTTCGCAGCACGCGGGCTTCATGATTGGTCAGAACATCCTGCTGGATGGCGGCGCTGCCAACCAGGTGATGTAA
- a CDS encoding twin-arginine translocase TatA/TatE family subunit — protein sequence MLNNIGLPGLLLIAVVVLVLFGRGKISSLMGEVGKGITSFKRGVNEGKAELEDQAEAAKDVTPETEKDKA from the coding sequence ATGCTGAACAATATCGGCCTTCCCGGCCTTCTTCTGATCGCCGTTGTGGTGCTGGTGCTTTTCGGTCGCGGCAAGATCAGCTCGCTGATGGGTGAAGTTGGCAAAGGCATCACCTCGTTCAAGCGCGGCGTCAACGAAGGCAAAGCGGAACTGGAAGACCAGGCCGAAGCTGCCAAAGACGTGACCCCGGAGACCGAAAAAGACAAGGCCTAA
- a CDS encoding glycosyltransferase family 2 protein has translation MSEQRKTTYPGGFPAILTQMEGRRDPFTYYEGEALAPLDQDLEALKHITMQAAAPELGDSRSGYARKYRALAEEFDGQPALLHLHGLLVAHLRRRAQPDHTAALFQRLWAEEAEYLLGRLDARWLVSAATTLGDHGANEVQRSVGHALSVLFGMMKLYETERLYSAVPPEQPHPWRKKSSKHLAMQMDAFAVGGAGGLDVNMLGRLWQQGSEDSVIAPLVQRLLTLLVDDDKTVFRRLHIMRARKEKQRQAEGKEGKAKPGRSVPADRQKIIAPVPQRRADRAGRPLHWGVVSLIKAPVREILEFAAYHIDRGAHQLHIYLDQPDPEAEAILARHPRITLTVCDDAYWDAQKKPRMKTHRMRQVWVATHAYNTTDCDWLCHIDVDEFLLPASGVSVADMLAAVPGDQLGALLQPAEMLQTGASAEGEVFKLTHLAAGHKRAVLNEIYPNFGTHLPGGFIGHISGKLCLRTGLDGLRFGIHACHWQAAQVENIEVLSGSYLGHAHAPDWAQFRKHLDFRMTRGSYQRQEDNDRLQMGDVVDLLLEEGGEDALRRFYEEMNGGGDAQRKALAKHGMLVDYPLHLSARVVRVFGNDAKAYL, from the coding sequence ATGAGTGAGCAGCGCAAAACAACCTATCCCGGGGGCTTTCCGGCCATCCTGACCCAGATGGAGGGGCGGCGCGATCCGTTCACCTATTACGAGGGCGAGGCTTTGGCGCCGCTGGATCAGGATCTGGAGGCGCTGAAACACATCACGATGCAGGCCGCCGCCCCTGAATTGGGCGACAGCCGCAGTGGCTATGCCCGGAAATACCGCGCCCTTGCCGAAGAGTTTGACGGGCAGCCAGCCCTGTTGCACCTGCACGGGCTGTTGGTGGCCCATCTGCGCCGCCGCGCGCAACCAGATCACACCGCAGCGCTGTTTCAACGCCTCTGGGCGGAGGAGGCAGAGTATCTGCTGGGGCGGCTTGATGCGCGTTGGCTGGTCTCCGCGGCGACGACTTTGGGCGATCACGGGGCAAATGAGGTGCAGCGTTCGGTTGGCCATGCGCTGTCGGTCCTCTTTGGCATGATGAAGCTTTATGAGACCGAGCGTCTTTATTCCGCCGTGCCCCCGGAACAGCCACACCCCTGGCGCAAGAAATCCAGCAAACATCTGGCGATGCAGATGGATGCTTTTGCTGTTGGCGGGGCCGGGGGGCTGGATGTCAATATGTTGGGGCGCCTCTGGCAGCAGGGCAGCGAAGATTCGGTGATCGCGCCATTGGTGCAGCGGCTTCTGACGTTGCTGGTGGATGACGACAAAACGGTGTTTCGCCGCCTTCACATCATGCGGGCGCGCAAGGAAAAACAGCGTCAGGCCGAGGGTAAAGAGGGCAAGGCCAAGCCGGGGCGTTCGGTGCCTGCGGACCGGCAGAAGATCATCGCGCCGGTGCCGCAACGTCGGGCCGACCGGGCAGGCAGGCCGCTGCATTGGGGTGTTGTGTCGCTGATCAAGGCCCCGGTGCGCGAGATACTGGAGTTTGCCGCCTACCACATCGATCGCGGCGCGCATCAGCTGCATATCTATCTGGACCAGCCCGATCCGGAGGCCGAGGCCATTCTGGCGCGTCATCCGCGTATCACCCTGACCGTCTGCGATGATGCTTATTGGGACGCGCAGAAAAAGCCCCGGATGAAAACCCACCGGATGCGGCAGGTCTGGGTGGCGACCCATGCCTATAACACGACAGACTGTGACTGGCTGTGCCACATCGATGTGGATGAGTTCCTGCTGCCGGCATCAGGGGTGTCGGTGGCCGATATGTTGGCTGCGGTGCCGGGGGATCAGCTGGGGGCGCTGTTGCAGCCTGCTGAAATGCTGCAAACCGGCGCGTCTGCGGAGGGGGAGGTGTTTAAGCTGACTCATCTGGCCGCTGGCCACAAACGGGCAGTTCTGAATGAAATTTACCCGAATTTCGGCACCCATCTGCCGGGCGGTTTCATTGGCCATATCTCGGGCAAGCTGTGTCTGCGCACCGGCCTTGATGGCTTGCGGTTTGGCATTCACGCCTGTCACTGGCAGGCCGCGCAGGTCGAAAACATCGAAGTGCTCTCAGGCAGTTATTTGGGCCACGCCCATGCGCCGGATTGGGCGCAGTTCCGCAAACATTTGGATTTCCGGATGACCCGCGGGTCGTACCAGCGGCAGGAGGACAACGACCGCCTGCAAATGGGCGATGTGGTCGATCTGCTGCTGGAGGAGGGCGGTGAGGATGCGCTGCGCCGTTTCTATGAGGAAATGAATGGCGGCGGCGATGCGCAGCGGAAAGCCTTGGCGAAACACGGCATGCTGGTCGACTACCCGCTGCATCTCAGCGCACGGGTGGTGCGGGTATTTGGCAATGACGCCAAAGCCTATCTGTGA